The sequence below is a genomic window from Opitutia bacterium.
CGCCAGCAGCACGGGCAGCGCGACGAATTTCCCGAATGCCGCCGGCTCCATGTTGTTGAAAAGGAGTTCCTCCGCCGGCGCGCCACTCGCGAGCCACGCCGCCAATTTCTCCTCGGCGCGCGCCGCATCGAGATAGTCGCTCCCGCGCGCCACCATGCGCCCGTAGGCCCACGGCGTCGCGATGCCGAAACTCGGCTTGAACACCAGCACGCGCCGCCCGCGCAGGCGTGCCGCCGCCGAGGCCGGAAGCGATTCCACGCGCTCGCCGCGACCGCGCATCACCACCGGCGCGCTCCGCAGGAACAGCACGCAATCCGACCCCAGCCGCGCCGCCATCGCCTCGAGTTCGGCCTCGTTCGCGCGCCCGCCCGCGAGCTGATTGAGCGCGCGCAGCGCCGCGACCGCATTGCTGCTGCCGCCGCCGAGCCCCGCGCCCATCGGGATCCGCTTCACCAACTGAAAGTGCGCCGCGCCATCCCAGCCGGTCGTCGCCGCGAACAATTCCGCGGCCTTCAAAATCAAATTCGTCCCATCGACCGGCACGTCGGCTGCATCGCACGCCATCGTGAACCGCGCCGCTTGGCCCTCCGTCCCCCGACCTCCGTCTTCCGTCTGCCGCGTCACCTCCTCTGCGCCGAGCTCATCCCCGAACTCCAGCGGCGCCGCCACCGAGACGAGATCATGAAAACCGTCCGCCCGCCGGCCCGTGATGGCCAGGAACAGGTTGATCTTCGCCGGACTGGAAACGGTCACGTTCATCGCACGCCTTTTCAGTTAGGCACAGTGCCGCGCGGTCTCCTAGCCGAAACTGGCCGGGCATTTGCCGCCCCCTCCTTCCGGCCCGTCCCCGCGAATTCTCTCTTTGATTCAGCCGGGTTCCTCTCCATTAGTGGTCTCCCCGCATGCCCTGCGACCTGATCCTTGCCTTAGACGTTCCCACGCGCGAAGAAGCCGCCCCGATCCTCCGCCAATTGCGCGGCCAGCTCCGCTGGGTGAAGATCGGCCTCCAGATGTTCACCGCCTACGGGCCGAACTACGTGCGCGAAGTCGCCGGGATGGGCTTCGACATCTTCCTCGATCTCAAGCTGCACGACATCCCCAACACCGTCGCCAAAGCCGTCGAGTCGCTCGGCCCGCTGCCGATCAAGATGCTCACGCTCCACACCGCCGGCGGCAGCGAGATGATGCGCGCCGCCGTCGCCGCCCAGCAAAAATCGAATCCCAACCTCCTCCTTCTCGGCGTCACCGTGCTCACCTCCATGGACGCCACCGGCCTCGCCGAGATCGGCGTCAGCGTCGCCCCCGAGCAACAAGTCGCCCGCCTCGGCCGCCTCGCCGCCGACAGCGGCATGCGCGGCCTCGTCTGCTCGCCGCTCGAAGTCTCTTTGCTCCGCTCCTCGCTCCCGGCCCACATGCAACTCGTCACGCCCGGCATCCGCCCCGCGAGCGAGCAAGGGGGCGACGACCAGAAGCGCGTCATGACTCCCGCCGCCGCCGCCCGCGCCGGTTCGAGCTACATCGTCGTCGGCCGCCCGATTCTCAAGGCCGCCGATCCCGCCGCCGCCGCCCGCGGCATCCTCGCCGAACTCAACGGCGCCTAACCGGTCTCACCGCTCAGATGAATCTCTCAGCTCTAGACTCTCAGCTCTCAGCTTTTTTTACCCCATGAGCCGCACCGCCGCCATCCTTCTCGCCGCCGGCAGCAGCCGCCGCATGGCCGGCGCCGTCCCCGACAAGATCCTCGCCCCGCTCGCCGGCAAACCGGTCTTCGCGCACTCCGCCGCCACGTTCTACCGCAGCGGCGTCATCGACTTCTTCGTCGTCACCTACCGCGACCAACGCCAGATGGTCGAACTCTCCGCCTACGCGCCCACGCCCACGCTCTTCGTCCCCGGCGGCGACGAACGCCAGGACTCCGTCGCCGCCGCCCTCGCCGAACTCCCCGAGGACGTGAAATACGTCTTCATCCACGACTGCGCCCGCCCGCTCGTCCGCCCGGAGCAACTGCACGCGCTCCACAAGATCGTCCGCCGCGAGGACGCCGTCGTCCTCGCCCACCGCGTCACCGACACGATCAAGGAACACTCCGGCGAAGGCATGCTCCGCAACCTCAACCGCGACCAGCTCTGGGCCATGGAGACCCCGCAAGTCTTCTCCCGCGACCTCATCTGCCGCGCCTACGCCAAAGCCGCCGCGCAGAAGAAACGCCTCACCGACGACGCCTCCGCCGTCGAGCTGCTGAAACACCCCGTCGCCCTCCTCGAGAACCCGCACCCGAACCCGAAGCTCACCACTCCGCAAGACCTCGCCTACGCCGAGTTCCTGTTCCGGGAGCTGAGCGCTGAGAGCTGATCGCTGACCGCTCTCATGTCCTCCTTCCGCATCGGTCACGGCTACGACATCCACCGCACGGTGCCGGGACGCGCACTCGTCCTCGGCGGCGTGAAATTCGATTGCGACTTCGGCCTCGACGGCCACTCCGACGCCGATGCGCTCACCCACGCCATCTGCGACGCCCTGCTCGGCGCCGCCGCGCTGCCCGACATCGGCCACTTTTTCCCCAACACCGACCCGCGCTGGAAAGGCGCCGACTCGCAAGTCCTCCTCCAACACGTCGTCGCCGCGCTCCGCGAACGCGGCTGGCGCCCCGCCAACATCGACGCCTCGCTCATCGCCGAGCGACCGAAGATCGCCCCGCACCTCGCCGAGATGAAAGCCGCCCTCGCCCGCTCCACCGGCCTGCCGGTCGATTGCGTCGGGTTGAAGGCAACGACCAACGAGGGCGGCGACGACATCGGCCGCGGCCTCGCCATCGCCGCGCACGCGGTCGCGCTCATCGAGCGCGTCTGAGTTTCTCATGTCCACGCAGCTTCCCCCTGTAGCGGCGGTCTGTGACCGCCGACTCGTGTGGTGGAGCGCATTGACCCCAATGCG
It includes:
- the ispE gene encoding 4-(cytidine 5'-diphospho)-2-C-methyl-D-erythritol kinase, with translation MNVTVSSPAKINLFLAITGRRADGFHDLVSVAAPLEFGDELGAEEVTRQTEDGGRGTEGQAARFTMACDAADVPVDGTNLILKAAELFAATTGWDGAAHFQLVKRIPMGAGLGGGSSNAVAALRALNQLAGGRANEAELEAMAARLGSDCVLFLRSAPVVMRGRGERVESLPASAAARLRGRRVLVFKPSFGIATPWAYGRMVARGSDYLDAARAEEKLAAWLASGAPAEELLFNNMEPAAFGKFVALPVLLARLREEFGLAPRMSGSGSACFALLGDNQATTPIVARIREAWGETATVVETRIA
- the pyrF gene encoding orotidine-5'-phosphate decarboxylase, which produces MPCDLILALDVPTREEAAPILRQLRGQLRWVKIGLQMFTAYGPNYVREVAGMGFDIFLDLKLHDIPNTVAKAVESLGPLPIKMLTLHTAGGSEMMRAAVAAQQKSNPNLLLLGVTVLTSMDATGLAEIGVSVAPEQQVARLGRLAADSGMRGLVCSPLEVSLLRSSLPAHMQLVTPGIRPASEQGGDDQKRVMTPAAAARAGSSYIVVGRPILKAADPAAAARGILAELNGA
- the ispD gene encoding 2-C-methyl-D-erythritol 4-phosphate cytidylyltransferase, with product MSRTAAILLAAGSSRRMAGAVPDKILAPLAGKPVFAHSAATFYRSGVIDFFVVTYRDQRQMVELSAYAPTPTLFVPGGDERQDSVAAALAELPEDVKYVFIHDCARPLVRPEQLHALHKIVRREDAVVLAHRVTDTIKEHSGEGMLRNLNRDQLWAMETPQVFSRDLICRAYAKAAAQKKRLTDDASAVELLKHPVALLENPHPNPKLTTPQDLAYAEFLFRELSAES
- a CDS encoding 2-C-methyl-D-erythritol 2,4-cyclodiphosphate synthase, with translation MSSFRIGHGYDIHRTVPGRALVLGGVKFDCDFGLDGHSDADALTHAICDALLGAAALPDIGHFFPNTDPRWKGADSQVLLQHVVAALRERGWRPANIDASLIAERPKIAPHLAEMKAALARSTGLPVDCVGLKATTNEGGDDIGRGLAIAAHAVALIERV